In Bartonella machadoae, a single genomic region encodes these proteins:
- a CDS encoding cysteine desulfurase family protein — MVVRRRYFDHNATTPLKKAARVALLESLEIFGNPSSVHAEGRVAKALLEKARRQIAENLNTHPDHVVFTSGATEAAVTLLTPLYDMGSSKVQFSHLYIGATEHPSIAEGGRFSKESISVVAVDQDGLIQQDKLISLLTVHDNRKGLPLVAIQAANGETGVIQPIKEIAAIVRNFGGILIVDLTQYVGKNFVDIHQMGGDFFILSAHKIGGPKGIGAFVSCGNLLMPYPLIVGGGQEKGLRGGTGAVPLIAAFGAAIADCFTQEEREQLISLRNKLEDGIQKISHNVEIFGKRVQRLPNTTYFTVRDIKAETMQIGFDLAGFSVSAGSACSSGKVTQSKILTAMGHHVPNGAIRISIGQSTTSQDIDDFLLFFAQLIRNKKR, encoded by the coding sequence ATGGTTGTAAGACGCCGATATTTTGATCACAATGCGACAACACCGCTCAAGAAAGCGGCACGGGTAGCATTATTAGAATCCTTAGAGATATTTGGTAATCCATCATCTGTTCACGCAGAAGGACGTGTTGCTAAAGCTTTATTAGAAAAAGCACGCAGGCAAATTGCTGAAAATCTTAACACCCATCCAGATCATGTTGTATTTACATCTGGTGCAACTGAAGCAGCAGTGACGCTCTTAACACCCCTTTATGATATGGGAAGCTCTAAAGTTCAATTTTCTCATTTATATATTGGAGCGACTGAACATCCATCCATTGCAGAAGGAGGACGTTTTTCTAAAGAATCCATTAGTGTCGTTGCTGTTGATCAAGATGGGCTCATTCAACAAGATAAATTAATTTCTCTCTTAACCGTTCACGATAATAGAAAAGGTCTTCCTCTTGTTGCTATTCAAGCTGCTAATGGTGAAACCGGTGTTATTCAACCAATAAAAGAAATAGCTGCTATTGTTCGGAACTTTGGAGGCATTCTTATCGTTGATTTGACACAATATGTAGGAAAAAACTTTGTTGATATTCATCAAATGGGAGGAGATTTTTTTATACTGTCTGCGCATAAAATTGGTGGACCAAAAGGAATTGGAGCTTTTGTTTCATGTGGGAACCTTTTGATGCCATATCCTCTTATTGTAGGAGGAGGGCAGGAAAAGGGTTTGCGTGGAGGAACAGGAGCTGTGCCACTCATTGCTGCTTTTGGGGCAGCGATAGCCGATTGTTTCACACAAGAAGAGAGAGAACAGTTAATATCTTTACGTAATAAATTAGAAGATGGAATACAGAAAATATCTCATAATGTTGAAATTTTTGGTAAACGCGTTCAACGTCTGCCAAACACAACTTATTTTACTGTGCGTGATATAAAAGCTGAAACTATGCAAATTGGCTTTGATTTGGCAGGCTTTTCTGTCTCAGCTGGTTCTGCTTGTTCTTCAGGAAAAGTAACACAAAGTAAAATTTTGACAGCAATGGGACATCATGTCCCTAATGGCGCGATTCGCATTTCAATAGGACAAAGCACAACATCTCAAGATATTGATGACTTTTTATTGTTTTTTGCCCAACTTATCAGGAATAAAAAAAGGTAG
- a CDS encoding cysteine desulfurase, translating into MGNDVQACSYDVEKIRRDFPFLQRSVYGKRLIYLDNGASAQKPQSVLNAMDHFYQCNYANVHRGMYFLANAATQSYENARETVRAFLNAQTVEEIVFTKNATEAINAVAYGWAMSKLKEGDEVVLTIMEHHSNIIPWHFLREQKGVKLIFVPIDENGILHIEDFQKALSKRTKLVAITHMSNILGTIPPVQEIVQLAHQNAIPVLVDGSQGAVHLTVDVQDLDCDWYVFTGHKLYGPTGIGVLYAKKDRLEEMHPFQGGGEMVEDVTTDKVSYNTPPYRFEAGTPPIVQAVGLAAAIHYVQEKDRNAIHAHETALLAYAHEKLETVKSLRIYGRSPHKGAIISFEMEGIHAHDIAMFIDRQGVAIRAGTHCAQPLLQRFGLTSICRASFAMYNTYEDIDQLVEALEKARTFFNG; encoded by the coding sequence ATGGGAAATGACGTACAAGCATGCAGTTATGATGTAGAAAAAATTCGGCGTGATTTTCCTTTTTTACAGCGTAGTGTTTATGGAAAGCGATTGATCTATCTTGATAATGGTGCCTCTGCTCAAAAACCACAATCAGTTCTCAATGCTATGGATCATTTCTATCAATGCAACTATGCGAATGTACATAGAGGAATGTATTTTTTAGCAAACGCAGCAACACAATCTTATGAAAATGCTCGTGAAACAGTTCGTGCGTTTTTAAATGCTCAAACAGTTGAAGAAATTGTTTTTACGAAAAATGCAACAGAAGCGATAAATGCTGTTGCTTATGGTTGGGCTATGTCTAAATTAAAGGAAGGTGATGAAGTTGTTCTCACCATTATGGAACATCATTCAAATATTATTCCTTGGCATTTTCTTCGTGAACAAAAAGGTGTTAAGCTCATTTTTGTTCCGATTGATGAAAATGGTATTTTACATATTGAGGATTTCCAAAAAGCTTTAAGTAAACGAACAAAACTGGTTGCTATTACGCATATGTCAAATATATTGGGAACTATTCCTCCTGTTCAAGAGATTGTTCAGCTCGCACATCAAAATGCCATTCCTGTACTTGTTGATGGTTCTCAAGGGGCTGTTCATTTAACAGTTGATGTGCAAGATCTTGATTGTGACTGGTACGTTTTTACGGGGCATAAGCTTTATGGTCCTACGGGTATTGGTGTTCTTTATGCTAAAAAAGATCGGCTAGAGGAAATGCATCCTTTCCAAGGAGGAGGGGAAATGGTTGAGGATGTAACAACTGATAAAGTTTCTTATAATACTCCTCCCTACCGCTTTGAAGCAGGAACGCCTCCCATAGTTCAAGCCGTTGGATTGGCTGCTGCTATTCATTATGTACAAGAAAAAGATAGAAATGCTATTCATGCACATGAAACAGCTCTGTTAGCCTATGCACATGAAAAGCTTGAAACAGTTAAGTCATTGCGTATTTACGGACGTTCTCCTCACAAAGGCGCTATTATATCTTTTGAAATGGAAGGTATCCACGCCCATGATATCGCTATGTTTATTGATAGACAAGGGGTTGCTATACGTGCGGGAACACATTGTGCACAGCCTTTATTACAACGCTTTGGTTTAACATCTATTTGTCGTGCTTCGTTTGCTATGTATAATACTTACGAAGATATTGACCAGTTAGTGGAAGCATTAGAAAAAGCAAGGACGTTTTTTAATGGCTAA
- a CDS encoding peroxiredoxin yields MIKSIKGTLAPDFNLPRDGEKKLRLSDLQGKIVVLYFYPKDDTSGCTREAIDFTRLKTKFDEIGTVIIGISPDSVKKHDKFKTKHDLDIILVSDEEKTTLEAYGVWVEKSMYGRKYMGVERSTFLIDSTGKIVEEWRKVSVPRHADEVLAAAALLHRNGL; encoded by the coding sequence ATGATAAAATCGATAAAAGGCACTCTTGCTCCTGATTTTAATTTACCACGCGACGGTGAAAAAAAATTACGTCTTTCTGATCTTCAGGGAAAAATTGTTGTTTTATATTTTTATCCAAAGGACGATACGAGTGGATGCACGCGTGAAGCGATTGATTTTACGCGATTGAAGACAAAATTTGACGAAATCGGGACTGTCATTATTGGAATATCTCCAGACAGTGTTAAAAAACATGACAAATTTAAAACAAAACATGATCTTGACATCATCCTTGTTTCCGATGAAGAAAAAACGACACTTGAGGCTTATGGTGTTTGGGTTGAGAAAAGCATGTATGGACGAAAATATATGGGAGTTGAACGAAGCACTTTTCTGATTGATTCAACTGGAAAAATAGTAGAAGAATGGCGTAAAGTCAGTGTACCTAGGCATGCAGATGAGGTATTAGCTGCTGCTGCACTTTTACATCGTAATGGCTTGTAA
- the sufD gene encoding Fe-S cluster assembly protein SufD: MSARQELLAVEKDILNNFNQCVDNLPGDRAVQAIRKNAIELFQKTQLPSRKIENWHYTNLRTLLKSVSHFSEISDEQFVEPLLSESALFSIKNGKTVTQSQKTNITVKRLAEVLKENFVKIDQIISDDDFIGQLNTAFVTDGWLFHIPENTKLNVPIELQNIQMGGQSHTFSDIKIDKNCQAVFVEHQIGNDKDTFVSSISSLNIAAYSDVTWIIICNRGFNSTQFSRFRAILGQEAKLSLYVINIGSQLNRQEINVVLQEEESNFQLRVINLLSGQTHSDLTMTVGHVDEKSTSTEIIRNVVTDKAVGVFQGKISVAQKAQKTDARMACNSLVLSDTAEFNAKPELEIFADDVACGHGATVANINHDHLFYLMARGIPFKTARGLLIKGFVFELIEDIKQDDIQAILKNIISSWLEKNV; this comes from the coding sequence ATGAGTGCACGGCAAGAATTGTTAGCAGTTGAAAAAGATATACTCAATAATTTCAACCAATGTGTAGACAATTTACCTGGTGATAGAGCTGTACAAGCCATTCGCAAGAACGCGATTGAACTGTTTCAAAAAACACAACTTCCTTCACGTAAAATTGAAAATTGGCATTATACGAATCTGCGCACATTATTGAAATCTGTTAGTCATTTTTCAGAAATAAGTGATGAACAATTCGTTGAACCCTTACTTTCAGAAAGTGCTCTCTTCTCTATTAAAAATGGAAAAACAGTTACACAATCACAGAAAACAAATATTACAGTAAAACGCCTTGCAGAGGTATTAAAAGAAAATTTTGTCAAGATAGACCAAATTATTTCTGATGACGATTTTATTGGACAATTAAATACAGCTTTTGTTACAGACGGTTGGCTTTTTCACATTCCTGAAAATACAAAATTAAATGTCCCCATTGAATTACAAAATATTCAAATGGGAGGACAATCTCATACTTTTTCAGACATAAAAATTGATAAAAACTGTCAAGCCGTATTTGTTGAACATCAAATTGGTAATGATAAAGATACCTTTGTCAGTTCGATATCTTCCTTAAATATTGCTGCTTATAGTGATGTTACATGGATCATCATTTGCAATCGTGGTTTTAACTCTACGCAGTTTAGCCGATTTCGGGCTATTCTTGGGCAAGAAGCAAAACTGTCCCTTTATGTAATTAATATAGGTAGCCAACTTAATCGTCAGGAAATTAATGTTGTGTTACAGGAAGAGGAATCAAATTTTCAATTACGCGTTATCAATTTATTATCAGGACAAACGCATAGCGATCTTACGATGACTGTTGGTCATGTTGACGAAAAATCAACCTCAACCGAAATTATACGCAACGTTGTCACGGATAAGGCTGTTGGTGTTTTTCAAGGAAAAATAAGCGTTGCTCAAAAAGCGCAAAAAACAGATGCACGTATGGCTTGTAATAGCCTCGTACTTTCAGATACTGCGGAATTTAATGCAAAGCCTGAACTAGAAATTTTTGCCGATGATGTTGCATGTGGACATGGTGCAACAGTTGCTAATATTAACCATGACCACCTTTTCTATCTCATGGCACGTGGCATTCCTTTTAAAACTGCTCGCGGACTTTTAATTAAAGGATTTGTCTTCGAGCTTATTGAAGACATCAAACAAGATGATATTCAAGCTATTTTAAAAAACATTATTAGCAGTTGGTTAGAAAAAAATGTTTAA
- a CDS encoding SUF system Fe-S cluster assembly protein — MAKTVEEHHSTESVETVSENEKSYISAIPADEIDRMTNDIISALKTVYDPEIPADIYELGLIYRIDIEDDRSVKIEMTLTAPGCPVAGEMPGWVENAVNAVEGVSHVEVTMTFDPPWTPDCMSEEAQIAVGWY, encoded by the coding sequence ATGGCTAAAACAGTTGAAGAGCATCATTCTACAGAATCTGTTGAAACTGTAAGTGAAAATGAAAAGTCTTATATATCAGCAATTCCAGCAGATGAGATTGATCGTATGACAAATGATATCATTTCTGCTCTGAAAACGGTTTATGATCCAGAGATTCCTGCTGATATTTATGAGCTAGGATTGATTTATCGTATTGATATTGAAGATGATCGTTCAGTAAAAATTGAAATGACGCTTACAGCACCAGGATGTCCCGTTGCTGGTGAAATGCCAGGTTGGGTAGAAAATGCTGTAAACGCAGTTGAGGGGGTTTCGCACGTTGAAGTCACCATGACATTTGATCCTCCATGGACACCTGATTGTATGTCAGAAGAAGCGCAAATTGCTGTTGGATGGTATTAA
- a CDS encoding alpha/beta hydrolase produces the protein MPEIIFNGPAGRLEGRYQPSPQKNAPIAIILHPHPQFGGTMNNKIVYDLFYMFQQRGFTTLRFNFRGIGRSQGEFDYGIGELSDAAAALDWVQTQHPDSKNCWVAGYSFGAWIGMQLLMRRPEIEGFISVAPQPNVYDFSFLAPCPSSGLIIHGDIDKVAPPKDVQALVDKLKIQKGITITQEVLEGANHFFSGCNKELIERCSQYLDDHITTEFLAPPSEVLLLT, from the coding sequence ATGCCAGAAATTATTTTTAATGGTCCCGCAGGTCGGCTTGAAGGGCGTTATCAACCCTCACCGCAAAAAAATGCACCAATTGCCATTATTTTGCATCCTCATCCCCAATTTGGTGGCACGATGAACAATAAAATTGTGTATGATCTCTTCTATATGTTTCAACAACGTGGCTTTACGACCTTACGTTTTAATTTTCGTGGTATCGGTCGCAGCCAAGGTGAATTTGATTATGGAATAGGAGAACTTTCTGATGCTGCTGCGGCGCTCGATTGGGTACAAACCCAGCATCCTGATTCTAAAAATTGCTGGGTCGCTGGATATTCATTTGGTGCTTGGATTGGAATGCAACTTTTAATGCGCCGACCAGAAATTGAGGGCTTTATATCCGTTGCTCCTCAACCTAATGTTTATGACTTTTCATTTCTTGCCCCCTGCCCCTCCTCTGGACTTATCATTCACGGCGATATCGATAAAGTTGCTCCCCCCAAAGATGTTCAAGCTCTTGTAGATAAACTAAAAATACAAAAAGGAATTACGATTACACAAGAAGTACTAGAAGGCGCTAACCACTTTTTTAGCGGATGCAATAAAGAGCTCATTGAACGATGTTCTCAATATCTAGATGATCATATTACAACGGAATTCCTTGCTCCACCATCTGAAGTATTGTTGCTCACCTAA
- a CDS encoding site-specific DNA-methyltransferase: protein MRYNKQKLELTWIGKEKRPKLEPRILLEDLEKSYHAPHQVSAQDIFDNKLIFGDNLLALKALEQEYTGKVKCIYIDPPYNTGNAFEHYEDGLEHSIWLSLMRDRLELLHHLLADDGSIWISIDDDEQAYLKVMMDEIFGRKNFINNIIWQKKYAPQNDAKWLSDNHDFVMVYAKDKTIWRPNLLPRSADMDARYKNPDNDPRGSWKSDNLSAKRVTPKDIYEIITPSGRKVMPPNGRSWAISKQKFLELLKDNRIWFGPTGSNVPSLKRFLSEVKNGMVSMTIWPYQEVGHNQDAKKEAKVFNSDNVFATPKPERLMERIIQLASNPGDLVLDSFAGSGTTGAVAHKMGRKWIMIELGEHCHTHIIPRLKQVIDGTDQGGISKNVNWQGGGGFRYYRLAPSLLQKDPWGQWIISREYNAAMLSEAMCKHMGFTYAPDENHYWMQGYSTETDYIYVTTNAMTHEQLRVISEEVGLHRTLLICCAAFDTKPESFENLTLTKIPRAVLEKCEWGRDDYSLNVANLEPMVVVKEPSKKDKDITQVELDLFE from the coding sequence ATGCGTTATAATAAACAAAAATTGGAACTCACTTGGATTGGAAAAGAGAAACGCCCAAAACTTGAACCTCGTATTTTATTAGAAGATCTTGAGAAATCTTATCATGCTCCACACCAAGTATCTGCTCAAGATATTTTTGATAATAAACTCATCTTTGGTGATAATTTACTCGCGCTCAAAGCGCTTGAACAAGAATATACAGGTAAGGTAAAGTGTATCTATATTGATCCACCTTATAATACCGGCAATGCATTTGAACATTATGAAGATGGTTTAGAGCATTCCATATGGCTCAGTCTTATGAGGGATAGGTTAGAATTGTTACATCATTTGCTTGCAGATGATGGAAGTATTTGGATATCCATTGACGATGATGAGCAAGCTTATCTTAAAGTTATGATGGACGAAATTTTTGGTCGAAAAAACTTTATAAATAATATTATTTGGCAAAAGAAATACGCTCCACAAAATGATGCAAAATGGCTTTCAGATAACCATGATTTCGTAATGGTTTATGCTAAAGATAAAACTATTTGGCGGCCTAATTTACTTCCTCGTTCAGCTGATATGGATGCGCGCTATAAAAATCCTGATAATGATCCACGCGGTTCATGGAAATCAGATAATTTATCTGCGAAAAGAGTAACACCTAAAGATATTTATGAAATCATTACGCCTTCTGGGCGTAAGGTGATGCCTCCAAATGGAAGAAGTTGGGCAATTAGTAAACAAAAATTTTTAGAGCTATTAAAAGATAATCGTATTTGGTTTGGCCCAACAGGAAGTAATGTTCCTTCTTTGAAACGTTTTTTATCGGAAGTAAAAAATGGTATGGTTTCGATGACTATTTGGCCTTATCAGGAGGTTGGCCATAATCAAGATGCAAAAAAAGAAGCCAAAGTCTTTAATTCTGATAATGTATTTGCAACCCCAAAACCTGAACGTCTTATGGAACGGATTATTCAACTTGCCTCCAATCCTGGTGATCTTGTACTGGATTCCTTTGCCGGTTCTGGTACCACTGGAGCGGTTGCTCACAAAATGGGACGTAAGTGGATTATGATTGAACTTGGGGAGCATTGCCATACACACATCATTCCTCGTTTAAAACAAGTGATTGATGGAACTGATCAAGGTGGTATTTCTAAAAATGTAAATTGGCAAGGTGGTGGAGGATTCCGCTATTATCGTCTTGCACCTTCTTTGTTGCAAAAAGATCCATGGGGACAGTGGATTATTAGTCGCGAATATAATGCTGCTATGCTTTCAGAAGCTATGTGCAAACATATGGGATTTACCTATGCCCCTGATGAAAACCATTATTGGATGCAAGGATATTCAACCGAAACGGATTATATTTATGTAACGACCAATGCAATGACACATGAACAACTACGCGTTATCAGTGAAGAGGTTGGTCTTCATCGTACTTTGCTTATTTGTTGTGCAGCTTTTGATACAAAACCAGAATCTTTTGAGAATCTCACGCTTACCAAAATACCGCGTGCTGTCTTAGAAAAGTGTGAATGGGGGAGGGATGATTACAGTTTGAATGTAGCAAATCTTGAACCAATGGTGGTAGTAAAAGAGCCCTCCAAA
- the tyrS gene encoding tyrosine--tRNA ligase, with protein MLAFKSDFLHIMNERGFIHQVSDEKGLDDLFAKEVVSAYIGFDPTASSLHAGSLLQIMMLYWLQKTGHRPIALMGGGTGLIGDPSFKDEARRLLTQDDIAKNIASIKKVFANYLTFGDGKTDACIVNNAEWLCNLNYLEFLRDVGKHFSVNRMLSFDSVRLRLEREHSLSFLEFNYMILQAYDFVELYKRYGLRMQMGGSDQWGNIINGIELGHRLGTVQLYALTSPLLTTSSGAKMGKSLNGAVWLNADMLSPYHFWQYWRNTEDADVTRFLKLYTTLPMEEILKLSTLQGTEINEAKKVLATEVTAMLHGRSVANEAAETARKTFEEKTHGENLPTVEINATELITGVGLLTLLVQAGLAKSNSEARRHVQGGGVRINDKIIENETHLLLEEDINAEGTIKLSFGKKKHVLIKPL; from the coding sequence GTGCTTGCCTTTAAATCTGATTTTTTACACATTATGAACGAACGTGGCTTTATTCATCAAGTTTCAGATGAAAAAGGCTTAGATGATCTTTTTGCAAAAGAAGTTGTAAGCGCTTATATTGGTTTTGATCCTACTGCATCAAGTTTACATGCTGGAAGTCTTCTGCAAATTATGATGCTTTATTGGTTACAAAAAACCGGCCACCGTCCCATTGCTCTGATGGGAGGAGGAACAGGACTGATCGGTGATCCTTCCTTTAAAGATGAAGCACGACGCCTTTTGACACAAGATGATATTGCTAAAAATATCGCTAGTATTAAAAAGGTGTTCGCTAACTATTTGACCTTTGGTGATGGAAAAACCGATGCATGCATTGTTAATAATGCTGAATGGTTATGTAACTTGAACTATTTAGAATTTTTACGTGATGTAGGAAAACATTTTTCTGTTAACCGTATGTTGTCCTTTGACTCTGTTAGATTGAGACTTGAACGCGAACATTCTTTGTCATTCCTTGAATTTAATTATATGATCTTGCAAGCTTATGATTTTGTTGAACTTTATAAGCGTTATGGGTTACGCATGCAAATGGGGGGCTCTGATCAATGGGGCAATATTATCAATGGCATTGAGTTAGGACATCGTTTAGGAACAGTGCAATTATATGCATTAACTTCACCATTATTAACAACTTCTTCCGGCGCTAAAATGGGTAAATCATTAAATGGCGCTGTATGGCTTAATGCAGATATGCTTTCACCTTATCACTTTTGGCAATATTGGCGCAATACAGAAGATGCTGATGTTACAAGATTTTTAAAGCTTTATACGACATTGCCAATGGAAGAGATCCTTAAACTTTCTACATTACAGGGAACTGAAATTAACGAAGCTAAAAAAGTTCTTGCAACAGAGGTTACAGCAATGTTGCATGGGCGTAGTGTTGCTAATGAAGCTGCCGAAACTGCTCGTAAAACTTTTGAAGAAAAAACACACGGAGAAAACCTTCCAACTGTTGAAATTAACGCTACAGAATTAATAACAGGTGTGGGATTGTTAACCCTTTTAGTACAAGCAGGATTAGCCAAATCTAACAGTGAAGCACGTAGACATGTTCAAGGTGGGGGTGTCCGTATCAATGATAAAATCATCGAAAATGAAACGCATCTTCTTCTTGAAGAAGATATTAATGCTGAAGGAACAATTAAACTTTCTTTTGGTAAGAAAAAGCATGTTTTGATAAAACCATTATAA
- the sufC gene encoding Fe-S cluster assembly ATPase SufC, which produces MLEIKNLRARIVGTDTEVIRGLNLTVQDGEVAAIMGQNGAGKSTLSYLLAGRDDYEVIEGDILYNGQSLLEMDPAERATYGVFLAFQYPMEIPGVATMEFLKVAMNSQRKARGDAELKIPEFIKYVKEVSSKLEIDMDMLKRPLNVGFSGGEKKRAEILQMALLEPKLCILDETDSGLDIDALKIVADGVNKLRDAKRSFLVITHYQRLLNYIVPDTVHVLYKGRIIKSGDKSLALYLEQNGYADLISEAA; this is translated from the coding sequence ATGTTGGAGATAAAAAATTTACGTGCCCGTATTGTTGGGACCGATACAGAAGTTATTCGTGGTTTAAACTTGACTGTCCAAGATGGTGAAGTTGCTGCTATCATGGGACAAAATGGAGCCGGAAAATCAACTTTATCGTATTTGCTTGCTGGTCGTGATGATTATGAAGTGATAGAAGGTGATATTCTTTATAATGGACAATCACTTTTAGAAATGGATCCAGCAGAGCGTGCTACCTATGGTGTTTTTCTTGCCTTTCAATATCCAATGGAAATCCCTGGAGTAGCAACAATGGAATTTTTAAAAGTTGCAATGAATTCTCAACGCAAGGCGCGTGGTGATGCAGAGCTTAAAATTCCTGAATTTATAAAATATGTTAAGGAGGTTTCTTCAAAACTTGAAATAGATATGGACATGTTAAAGCGTCCATTGAATGTAGGTTTTTCAGGTGGAGAAAAAAAACGTGCTGAAATTTTACAAATGGCGCTTCTTGAACCTAAACTTTGCATCTTAGATGAAACAGATTCTGGCTTAGATATTGATGCTTTAAAAATTGTAGCGGATGGTGTGAATAAACTTCGGGATGCAAAACGTTCTTTTTTAGTGATTACGCATTACCAGCGCCTGCTTAACTATATTGTTCCTGATACGGTGCATGTTCTTTATAAAGGACGAATTATTAAAAGTGGCGATAAATCATTAGCGCTTTATTTAGAACAAAATGGATATGCTGATCTCATCAGCGAAGCTGCTTGA
- the sufB gene encoding Fe-S cluster assembly protein SufB, whose translation MPAVQETIRQVREIDVDQYKYGFETNIETDKAPKGLNEDIIRFISAKKHEPEWMLTWRLQAFRRWLTMQEPDWARIKYPKIDFQELYYYAAPKNHTGPKSLDEVDPELLATYEKLGIPLKEQEILAGVRKQSDPSTFDDSIYETGQVAVDAVFDSVSVVTTFKKELARAGVIFCSISEAILEHSALIKEYLGTVVPVGDNYYAALNAAVFTDGSFVYIPKGVRCPMELSTYFRINERNTGQFERTLIIADEDSYVSYLEGCTAPQRDENQLHAAVVELVALKNAEIKYSTVQNWYPGDKDGKGGIYNFVTKRGDCRGDNAKISWTQVETGSAITWKYPSCLLRGDNSRGEFYSIAVANGHQQIDSGTKMIHLGKNTSSRIVSKGISAGFSNNTYRGQVTAHRKAQNARNFTQCDSLLIGNDCGAHTVPYIEAKNATAQFEHEATTSKISDDQLFYVMQRGIPEEEAIALIVNGFVKEVIQKLPMEFAVEAQKLIGISLEGSVG comes from the coding sequence ATGCCGGCAGTACAAGAAACAATACGCCAAGTGCGTGAAATAGATGTTGATCAATATAAATATGGTTTTGAAACCAATATTGAGACAGATAAAGCTCCAAAAGGTTTAAATGAAGATATTATCAGATTTATTTCTGCTAAAAAACATGAACCTGAATGGATGTTAACATGGCGCTTACAAGCTTTTCGTCGTTGGTTAACAATGCAAGAGCCTGATTGGGCGCGCATTAAATACCCCAAAATTGATTTTCAAGAGCTCTATTATTATGCTGCTCCTAAAAATCATACAGGACCAAAATCTTTGGACGAAGTGGATCCTGAGTTATTGGCGACTTATGAAAAACTTGGTATTCCTCTCAAAGAACAAGAAATTTTAGCAGGGGTAAGAAAACAATCTGATCCCTCTACTTTTGATGATAGTATTTATGAAACGGGACAGGTAGCTGTTGATGCAGTCTTTGATTCTGTTTCTGTTGTAACGACATTTAAAAAAGAGTTGGCACGTGCTGGTGTTATTTTTTGCTCTATTTCGGAAGCAATTCTTGAACATTCCGCTCTCATTAAAGAATATTTAGGAACGGTCGTTCCTGTCGGTGATAATTATTACGCTGCCTTAAATGCCGCTGTTTTTACAGATGGTTCATTTGTTTATATTCCCAAAGGTGTTCGTTGTCCTATGGAGCTTTCAACCTACTTCAGGATTAATGAACGCAATACAGGCCAATTTGAGCGGACATTAATTATTGCAGATGAAGATTCTTACGTTTCTTATCTTGAGGGATGTACTGCTCCCCAACGAGATGAAAACCAACTTCATGCTGCTGTTGTAGAGCTTGTTGCGCTTAAAAATGCAGAAATTAAATATTCTACAGTACAAAATTGGTATCCTGGTGATAAGGATGGTAAAGGTGGTATTTACAATTTTGTGACAAAGCGTGGAGACTGCCGAGGCGATAACGCAAAGATATCATGGACACAAGTTGAGACAGGTTCTGCCATCACTTGGAAATATCCCTCTTGCTTACTGCGTGGTGATAACTCACGTGGAGAATTTTATTCTATTGCCGTTGCAAATGGGCATCAACAGATTGATTCCGGTACAAAAATGATTCATCTAGGAAAAAATACATCAAGCCGTATTGTTTCGAAAGGTATTTCAGCTGGTTTTTCAAATAACACCTATCGGGGGCAAGTGACAGCACATAGAAAGGCGCAAAATGCACGTAATTTTACACAATGTGATAGTTTGTTAATTGGTAATGATTGTGGTGCTCATACAGTCCCTTATATTGAAGCAAAGAATGCGACAGCGCAATTTGAACATGAAGCAACGACATCAAAAATTTCTGATGATCAGCTTTTCTATGTTATGCAACGAGGAATACCTGAAGAGGAAGCGATTGCGTTAATTGTAAATGGTTTTGTTAAAGAAGTTATTCAAAAACTTCCAATGGAATTTGCTGTCGAAGCACAAAAACTCATTGGTATTAGCCTTGAAGGTAGTGTGGGATAA